The Pecten maximus chromosome 11, xPecMax1.1, whole genome shotgun sequence genome has a segment encoding these proteins:
- the LOC117337307 gene encoding ileal sodium/bile acid cotransporter-like, with amino-acid sequence MNCVIFLVGFLLQRVNGQNWELKFMEPHEGGNLLLSEGEERIVTYNITVHSSESSSIYMISTNTKVVDIIGGINHSVTGGVSVIPNVTVRGIFLGRASLTFQVNRKLNGTVSSTRTKGGNSWYELPVVLDVVVKKYEGVLNKIFQGSVIVLVCVANIAMGCKTDVQVVKTTLRTPIAPLTGLASQFILMPLISFTVGYLLQLTPPMAFGLFAMGCSPGGAASNVYTYFLDGNVSLSVTMTFVSTIASLALIPLWLFTLGIHVIYRTETVTIPFVNIVISLVGLIVPVGIGIVIQKKLPKVAEFLLKLLRVVAVIFCILVFTIGIYANLYIFRLMTPLNLLAGALLPYIGFIFGAVMAFATRRNKRDILTIAIETGIQNSGVAIVLLQMSLPHPDSDIAIVSPVNCSLFTPIPVVIAIIIHVIRKKWFRKDEVKDTKQEVGSGNEDGDQNVPVTYHYKSREAEEEEEDGEHGEGTNGHHLLKKS; translated from the exons ATGAATTGTGTGATTTTTCTCGTAGGTTTTCTCTTACAGCGTGTCAACGGACAAAATTGGGAATTGAAGTTTATGGAGCCACATGAAGGAGGAAATCTGCTGTTATCGGAGGGAGAAGAGCGAATTGTCACGTACAACATCACTGTGCACAGTTCCGAAAGCTCAAGCATTTATATGATATCGACAAATACCAAAGTGGTTGACATTATCGGCGGAATAAACCATAGTGTTACCGGAGGGGTTTCTGTGATACCCAATGTTACGGTTCGGGGTATTTTTCTCGGACGTGCCTCTCTGACATTCCAGGTGAACAGAAAACTCAATGGCACAGTCTCGTCGACACGGACTAAGGGAGGCAACTCGTGGTATGAATTGCCGGTGGTTTTGGACGTGGTGGTGAAAAAATATGAGGGTGTTCTGAACAAAATTTTCCAGGGTTCAGTGATAGTGCTGGTTTGTGTGGCTAATATAGCAATGGGATGTAAAACAGATGTACAGGTGGTCAAGACAACGCTTCGGACACCCATCGCACCACTGACTGGCCTCGCGTCACAGTTCATCCTTATGCCACTG ATATCGTTCACAGTGGGATACCTGCTACAGCTTACACCACCCATGGCATTCGGTCTGTTTGCCATGGGTTGTTCCCCGGGAGGAGCGGCCAGTAACGTCTACACTTATTTCCTTGACGGGAACGTTTCGCTAAGCGTTACCATGACTTTCGTTAGCACCATTGCGTCTCTGG CTCTCATCCCTCTCTGGCTGTTCACCCTCGGAATCCATGTCATCTACAGGACAGAAACCGTCACCATCCCTTTCGTCAATATTGTCATCTCGCTTGTCGGCCTCATCGTCCCGGTGGGTATTGGCATCGTCATACAGAAAAAACTGCCAAAGGTGGCTGAATTCCTCCTCAAACTTCTACGAGTTGTAGCTGTGATCTTCTGTATCCTGGTTTTCACGATCGGTATTTATGCCAACCTCTATATATTTAGGTTGATGACGCCATTGAATCTACTGGCGGGCGCTCTATTACCTTACATTGGTTTCATATTCGGCGCCGTCATGGCGTTTGCGACAAGACGCAACAAGAGAGATATTTTGACAATCGCCATAGAAACAGGAATACAGAATTCTGGGGTGGCTATAGTCCTGCTTCAAATGTCCCTCCCTCATCCGGACTCCGATATCGCCATTGTTTCCCCTGTCAACTGCTCTCTCTTTACACCCATTCCCGTCGTCATAGCAATAATCATACACGTCATTAGAAAGAAGTGGTTCCGGAAAGACGAGGTCAAGGACACAAAACAGGAAGTAGGATCTGGGAACGAGGATGGTGATCAAAATGTGCCGGTGACGTATCACTACAAGTCTAGAGAAGCtgaggaggaggaagaggatGGAGAACATGGAGAGGGGACCAATGGGCACCATCTCTTAAAAAAGAGCTGA
- the LOC117338547 gene encoding proline-rich extensin-like protein EPR1, which yields MACLIYISTAWFCHIESSILLGYSSPSLSTHQPSILLGFSSLSPPSLSTHQPSILLGFSSLSLLSPPINPRYSWGIVLLLSPPINPRYSWGIVLLLSPPINPRYSWGLVHFPPLLSPPINPRYSWGLVHFPLLLSSSINPRYSWGIVLLLSPPINPRYSWGLVHFPLLSPPINPRYSWGLVHFPLLLSPPINPRYSWAIVLLLSPPINPRYSWGLVHFPLLLSPPINPRYSWSLVLLLSPPINPRYSWGLVHFPLLSPPINPRYSWSLVHFPLLLSPPINPRYSWGLVHFPSFSLHPSILDTPGV from the exons ATGGCGTGTTTG ATTTATATTTCTACTGCATGGTTCTGTCACATTGAATCCTCGATACTCCTGGGGTATAGTTCTCCTTCTCTCTCCACCCATCAACCCTCGATACTCCTGGGGTTTAGTTCACTTTCCCCTCCTTCTCTCTCCACCCATCAACCCTCGATACTCCTGGGGTTTAGTTCACTTTCCCTCCTCTCTCCACCCATCAACCCTCGATACTCCTGGGGTATAGTT CTCCTTCTCTCTCCACCCATCAACCCTCGATACTCCTGGGGTATAGTTCTCCTTCTCTCTCCACCCATCAACCCTCGATACTCCTGGGGTTTAGTTCACTTTCCCCCCCTTCTCTCTCCACCCATCAACCCTCGGTACTCCTGGGGTTTAGTTCACTTTCCCCTCCTTCTCTCTTCATCCATCAACCCTCGATACTCCTGGGGTATAGTTCTCCTTCTCTCTCCACCCATCAACCCTCGATACTCCTGGGGTTTAGTTCACTTTCCCCTCCTCTCTCCACCCATCAACCCTCGATACTCCTGGG GTTTAGTTCACTTTCCCCTCCTTCTCTCTCCACCCATCAATCCTCGATACTCCTGGGCTATAGTTCTCCTTCTCTCTCCACCCATCAACCCTCGATACTCCTGGGGTTTAGTTCACTTTCCCCTCCTTCTCTCTCCACCCATCAACCCTCGATACTCCTGGAGTCTAGTTCTCCTTCTCTCTCCACCCATCAACCCTCGATACTCCTGGGGTTTAGTTCACTTCCCCCTCCTCTCTCCACCCATCAACCCTCGATACTCCTGGAGTCTAGTTCACTTTCCCCTCCTCCTCTCTCCACCCATCAACCCTCGATACTCCTGGGGTTTAGTTCACTTTCCCTCCTTCTCTCTCCACCCATCAATCCTCGATACTCCTGGGGTATAG
- the LOC117337308 gene encoding adhesion G-protein coupled receptor D1-like isoform X1, with translation MANYMFLMEWENNTLTEWDEHNMIKMTVTGCGFSFVGLMLTLCLLCFLPLANDGLYIITNMCISMVAAQLAFIGSENTYPEKLLCKTATSILHYLFLCVHFSSLCFGVHLMTKLKAEHMMNKSLKRTWILLTCWGAPGVIVAITSVIRGDTYGTNKLCWLATAYGTKWAFLGPVMVIQLINGAIFVIMMLTRMGADSKKGCSPVEVIKQQVMTAISLIPCLGLMWSLGFAVTFGTSKTVQYLFVVLAALQGLLIFLGHIMTHKQVRKSLCVKMNPSEYDMSEKNSDDYTRSSNIVEAKRGSNDSSTSLTERRHSEHCLGTNRNQLVVPPAAKCRHRSPRKST, from the exons atgGCGAATTACATGTTTTTGATGGAATGGGAAAATAATACG TTAACGGAGTGGGACGAACACAACATGATTAAGATGACTGTGACCGGATGTGGTTTCTCATTTGTGGGTCTCATGCTCACGCTGTGCCTACTTTGTTTCCTACC tcttGCCAATGACGGACTCTACATAATAACCAATATGTGTATATCTATGGTGGCGGCACAGTTAGCTTTCATAGGATCGGAAAACACCTACCCAGAAAAG CTGTTATGTAAGACAGCGACGTCAATACTCCACTACCTGTTCTTGTGTGTCCACTTTTCTTCTCTGTGTTTTGGAGTTCATCTGATGACTAAG TTAAAGGCTGAACACATGATGAATAAGTCGCTCAAACGCACGTGGATATTGCTCACGTGTTGGGGCGCCCCTGGGGTCATTGTGGCGATCACGTCTGTCATACGAGGAGACACATACGGGACAAATAAACT ATGCTGGTTGGCTACAGCTTATGGTACAAAATGGGCATTCCTAGGTCCCGTGATGGTCATACAGTTG ATTAACGGGGCCATCTTTGTCATCATGATGTTGACTAGAATGGGAGCGGACTCGAAGAAAGGATGTTCTCCTGTTGAAGTAATCAA ACAACAAGTGATGACAGCCATCTCCCTGATCCCTTGCCTAGGTTTGATGTGGTCACTTGGGTTCGCTGTGACCTTTGGGACATCTAAGACAGTACAGTACCTGTTTGTAGTGTTGGCGGCGTTACAG GGCCTGCTGATATTCCTGGGTCACATCATGACTCACAAACAAGTCCGTAAGTCTCTGTGCGTGAAGATGAACCCCAGCGAGTACGACATGTCTGAGAAGAACAGTGACGACTACACCAGATCCTCCAACATCGTTGAAGCTAAACGAGG TAGTAATGATTCCTCGACGTCTCTCACGGAGAGACGCCATTCTGAGCACTGTCTGGGTACAAACAGAAACCAGCTCGTGGTTCCTCCAGCAGCAAAATGCCGTCATCGATCGCCGCGAAAAAGTACCTAA
- the LOC117337308 gene encoding adhesion G protein-coupled receptor E4-like isoform X2, giving the protein MANYMFLMEWENNTLTEWDEHNMIKMTVTGCGFSFVGLMLTLCLLCFLPLANDGLYIITNMCISMVAAQLAFIGSENTYPEKLLCKTATSILHYLFLCVHFSSLCFGVHLMTKLKAEHMMNKSLKRTWILLTCWGAPGVIVAITSVIRGDTYGTNKLCWLATAYGTKWAFLGPVMVIQLINGAIFVIMMLTRMGADSKKGCSPVEVIKQQVMTAISLIPCLGLMWSLGFAVTFGTSKTVQYLFVVLAALQGLLIFLGHIMTHKQVRKSLCVKMNPSEYDMSEKNSDDYTRSSNIVEAKRG; this is encoded by the exons atgGCGAATTACATGTTTTTGATGGAATGGGAAAATAATACG TTAACGGAGTGGGACGAACACAACATGATTAAGATGACTGTGACCGGATGTGGTTTCTCATTTGTGGGTCTCATGCTCACGCTGTGCCTACTTTGTTTCCTACC tcttGCCAATGACGGACTCTACATAATAACCAATATGTGTATATCTATGGTGGCGGCACAGTTAGCTTTCATAGGATCGGAAAACACCTACCCAGAAAAG CTGTTATGTAAGACAGCGACGTCAATACTCCACTACCTGTTCTTGTGTGTCCACTTTTCTTCTCTGTGTTTTGGAGTTCATCTGATGACTAAG TTAAAGGCTGAACACATGATGAATAAGTCGCTCAAACGCACGTGGATATTGCTCACGTGTTGGGGCGCCCCTGGGGTCATTGTGGCGATCACGTCTGTCATACGAGGAGACACATACGGGACAAATAAACT ATGCTGGTTGGCTACAGCTTATGGTACAAAATGGGCATTCCTAGGTCCCGTGATGGTCATACAGTTG ATTAACGGGGCCATCTTTGTCATCATGATGTTGACTAGAATGGGAGCGGACTCGAAGAAAGGATGTTCTCCTGTTGAAGTAATCAA ACAACAAGTGATGACAGCCATCTCCCTGATCCCTTGCCTAGGTTTGATGTGGTCACTTGGGTTCGCTGTGACCTTTGGGACATCTAAGACAGTACAGTACCTGTTTGTAGTGTTGGCGGCGTTACAG GGCCTGCTGATATTCCTGGGTCACATCATGACTCACAAACAAGTCCGTAAGTCTCTGTGCGTGAAGATGAACCCCAGCGAGTACGACATGTCTGAGAAGAACAGTGACGACTACACCAGATCCTCCAACATCGTTGAAGCTAAACGAGGGTAG